The proteins below come from a single Candidatus Planktophila dulcis genomic window:
- a CDS encoding class I SAM-dependent methyltransferase: MQNRKWRLLQQRVHYFTEGNFHGVSGNWLSKQCDSIFPDISSFANGPDCVVGLLANHLNEGLEVFESVVAEKSGENFGKNFDCEAGLASFLYAHILSAKPSLVIETGVANGITTNVIMRALEVTGGSLHSFDVDPRTENVYQGKGSWSFHLLRGNLEQDLANQVAKFGEVDLWIHDSNHGYQWQAFEYNLAISKLHSGGLLVSDDIDASTAWGMASKSNFKKSFAIFDIRKFFGVATI; this comes from the coding sequence ATGCAAAATAGAAAATGGCGCCTGTTACAGCAAAGAGTCCACTATTTTACTGAAGGCAACTTCCACGGCGTGAGTGGTAATTGGCTATCTAAACAATGTGATTCTATTTTTCCTGACATTTCAAGTTTTGCTAATGGCCCAGATTGCGTCGTGGGCCTACTGGCGAATCATCTGAATGAAGGGCTAGAGGTGTTTGAATCAGTAGTTGCAGAAAAATCTGGTGAGAATTTCGGTAAGAATTTCGATTGCGAAGCTGGCCTAGCTTCATTTCTTTATGCTCACATACTTAGTGCCAAGCCTTCATTGGTGATTGAAACTGGTGTCGCGAACGGGATTACGACAAATGTAATCATGAGGGCATTAGAGGTGACTGGTGGTTCACTCCATTCCTTTGATGTTGATCCGCGAACCGAAAATGTCTACCAGGGAAAGGGTTCCTGGAGCTTTCATCTTTTAAGGGGAAACCTTGAACAGGATCTAGCTAATCAGGTAGCCAAGTTTGGTGAAGTAGATCTTTGGATCCATGATTCAAATCATGGTTACCAGTGGCAAGCTTTTGAATACAATCTTGCAATCTCAAAATTACATTCTGGTGGACTGCTCGTTTCGGACGATATCGACGCTTCGACTGCATGGGGAATGGCCTCAAAGTCAAACTTTAAGAAATCCTTTGCCATTTTTGACATCCGAAAGTTCTTTGGAGTTGCAACAATTTAA